In Macadamia integrifolia cultivar HAES 741 chromosome 12, SCU_Mint_v3, whole genome shotgun sequence, the following are encoded in one genomic region:
- the LOC122057978 gene encoding uncharacterized protein LOC122057978, translating into MVGNMGRIFLLNPFTKVSILLPNQSTLPPIDQGVLCTVNEQSSNYIRKAMLLPTDNSNLDGNNFASSLVVAIYGTHHLAFCGPGDEAWTPFENHHLGESLEDIIFYDGNLYAIKLQYDLILVELEGSYPKASSCNIAPPAEREEDITLPLPSNEMVKTVYLVECLGELLMVVPCALFHDRSISPKTATFSIFKLDLQGRCWIKVNNLGDQMLFIGTSTGCSVSTVDYP; encoded by the coding sequence ATGGTGGGCAATATGGGTcgcatttttcttttgaatccATTTACCAAGGTTTCAATTCTACTTCCAAATCAATCTACTCTTCCTCCTATAGATCAGGGAGTTCTATGTACGGTTAATGAACAGAGCTCAAACTACATTCGCAAGGCTATGTTGTTGCCTACTGACAATTCTAATTTGGATGGCAACAATTTTGCATCCTCTTTGGTTGTAGCGATTTATGGTACACATCATTTAGCTTTCTGTGGACCAGGGGATGAGGCCTGGACGCCTTTTGAAAATCACCATTTAGGAGAATCTCTTGAAGACATTATCTTTTATGATGGAAATTTGTATGCCATTAAATTACAATATGATCTTATACTTGTGGAGTTAGAAGGTTCTTATCCAAAAGCATCAAGTTGTAACATTGCTCCTCCAGCAGAAAGAGAAGAGGATATTACCCTTCCCCTTCCCAGTAATGAGATGGTGAAGACTGTTTATTTGGTGGAATGTCTTGGAGAGTTGCTAATGGTTGTTCCATGTGCTTTATTTCACGATCGTTCGATTAGTCCCAAAACTGCTACGTTCAGCATATTCAAGTTAGATCTACAAGGTCGGTGTTGGATTAAGGTAAACAACTTGGGTGATCAAATGCTATTTATTGGCACAAGTACCGGCTGCTCTGTCTCGACAGTTGACTATCCTTGA
- the LOC122058110 gene encoding ribonuclease II, chloroplastic/mitochondrial isoform X2, whose amino-acid sequence MAMAMRAANSYSIFISANSSLSAFRCSLSYIRPSHVSRTQKLGLQTMRSNKLIVRGNTLRCSVHSLVESVIEELEEIRARKRVRASSKMGFMSSKDLVEDKLEKQMLQKGLLLEFRKDSERVLLAVAQKPDGKKNWMVSDQNGVTSSIKPQQITYIIPGVENFDHAEISNFIQKAHDHLDPTLLEYAWMELLEKNKSVTPEELAEIIFGSMDPLESYCGHLLLSRDEIYFTTVESKGSHSVYEPRPTVQVEELLCRKQAKEAAEKELQEFVQTLMSAKAMPSHSKPPKGSWMVEENTRQRIKSLEAYAIDACKTDDQKKMAGVILKAMGLPKMSSSALNLLIDIGYFPVHVNLDLLKFNIRTEYSDEIMSAEESLLSGSPDLDMMVRKDFTHLKVYAIDVDEADELDDALSATRLPDGRIKVWIHVADPTSLVQPRSIIDREAMRRGTSVFLPTATFPMFPEKLAMKGMSLKQGKLCNAVTVSVTLHPDGSIAEYTIDNSIIRPTYMLTYESASELLRLNLEEEAELRILSEAAALRLQWRRQQGAIDTVTIEARVKVANPDDPEPSINLYVENQADPAMRLVSEMMILCGEVIATFGSSNNIPLPYRGQPQSNIDSSAFAHLPEGPVRSYAYVKIMRAAEMDFRSPIRHGILGIPGYVQFTSPIRRYMDLLAHYQVKAFLKGDAPPFSAGQLEGLASLINMHVRVAKRLYNSSLRYWLLEFLRRQPKEKKFRALILRFIKDRMAALLLMEVGIQASVWVSMGIQIGDEIEVKVDEAHPRDDVLSLKEVI is encoded by the exons ATGGCGATGGCAATGAGAGCGGCAAACAGCTATTCTATCTTTATATCTGCTAATTCCTCTCTCTCTGCATTTCGATGTAGTTTATCTTATATTCGGCCTTCGCATGTGAGCAGAACCCAGAAATTAGGGCTTCAAACAATGCGGTCGAATAAGCTCATAGTTCGTGgcaacactctacgttgttccGTTCATAGCCTCGTCGAAAGCGTCATTGAAGAGCTCGAAGAGATACGCGCAAGGAAGCGAGTTCGTGCCAGCAGCAA AATGGGATTTATGAGCAGCAAGGATCTTGTTGAAGATAAACTTGAGAAGCAGATGCTGCAGAAAGGGCTGCTGCTGGAATTCCGGAAAGATTCTGAAAGGGTATTGCTGGCAGTTGCTCAGAAaccggatggaaagaagaactGGATGGTGTCTGATCAG AATGGCGTCACATCCTCCATTAAGCCCCAACAAATTACATATATTATTCCGGgtgttgaaaattttgatcaCGCAGAGATTTCAAATTTTATTCAGAAGGCTCATGATCATTTG GACCCAACATTACTTGAATATGCTTGGATGGAGCTTCTGGAAAAGAACAAGTCAGTGACACCAGAAGAGCTTGCTGAG ATTATATTTGGTAGCATGGATCCGTTGGAAAGTTACTGTGGCCATTTGTTGCTATCAAGAGATGAAATTTATTTCACTACAGTGGAGTCTAAAGGTTCCCATTCTGTTTATGAGCCACGTCCAACTGTTCAG GTAGAAGAACTACTGTGTCGGAAGCAAGCAAAGGAGGCAGCAGAAAAGGAGCTCCAGGAGTTTGTACAGACATTGATGTCTGCTAAGGCAATGCCTTCACATTCTAAACCTCCCAAGGGGTCATGGATGGTGGAAGAGAATACCCGTCAAAGGATTAAATCTCTTGAGGCTTATGCTATTGATGCTTGCAAAACAGATGACCAGAAGAAAATGGCTGGAGTG ATACTTAAGGCGATGGGACTGCCGAAGATGTCATCTTCTGCTTTAAATCTCCTCATTGATATTGGGTATTTCCCTGTACATGTCAACCTTGATCTTCTGAAATTCAACATCCGTACTGAATATTCAGATGAGATTATGTCAGCCGAGGAAAGCCTTTTATCAGGGTCACCTGATCTGGACATG ATGGTACGGAAAGATTTTACACACTTGAAGGTCTATGCTATTGATGTTGATGAAGCTGATGAG CTTGATGATGCCCTAAGTGCAACAAGGCTTCCAGATGGCCGGATCAAAGTTTGGATACACGTTGCTGATCCAACTAGCTTGGTTCAACCCAGGAGCATAATTGACAG AGAGGCAATGAGAAGAGGCACGTCTGTTTTCTTGCCAACTGCCACTTTCCCTATGTTCCCGGAGAAACTTGCAATGAAGGGAATGAGCTTAAAACAGGGAAAACTTTGCAATGCTGTCACAGTATCTGTTACACTGCATCCTGATGGCAG CATTGCAGAATACACGATAGATAACTCAATCATCAGACCAACTTATATGTTGACATATGAGAGTGCGTCTGAGTTGCTTCGCTTGAACCTGGAAGAGGAGGCTGAACTGAGAATTCTATCCGAAGCTGCTGCCCTCAGGTTACAATGGCGACGGCAACag GGTGCAATTGACACAGTCACAATAGAAGCACGTGTCAAGGTCGCCAATCCAGATGATCCAGAGCCATCCATCAATCTCTATGTTGAAAATCAAGCAGATCCTGCTATGCGACTTGTCTCAGAGATGATGATACTTTGTGGAGAAGTTATAGCCACCTTTGGTTCTTCCAACAACATACCTTTACCTTACAGGGGCCAGCCTCAGTCGAACATTGATTCATCTGCATTTGCTCATCTCCCAGAAGGACCTGTTAGAAGCTATGCGTATGTAAAAATTATGCGTGCAGCAGAAATGGATTTCAGGAGTCCTATACGCCATGGTATCTTGGGGATTCCTGGATATGTGCAGTTTACATCTCCAATCCGCAGATACATGGATCTTCTTGCTCACTATCAG GTGAAAGCCTTTCTTAAAGGAGATGCTCCTCCTTTTTCAGCTGGTCAGTTGGAAGGGTTGGCATCACTGATAAACATGCATGTTAGAGTGGCGAAGAGACTCTACAACAGCAGCCTTCGGTATTGGTTATTAGAGTTCCTGAGAAGGCAACCCAAAGAAAAGAAGTTCCGTGCCTTGATCCTTAGATTTATCAAAGATCGAATGGCAGCCTTACTGTTGATGGAG GTTGGAATCCAAGCTTCTGTTTGGGTATCCATGGGTATACAGATTGGAGATGAAATAGAAGTTAAGGTGGATGAAGCTCATCCACGTGATGATGTTCTGTCACTGAAGGAAGTTATTTGA
- the LOC122058110 gene encoding ribonuclease II, chloroplastic/mitochondrial isoform X1: MAMAMRAANSYSIFISANSSLSAFRCSLSYIRPSHVSRTQKLGLQTMRSNKLIVRGNTLRCSVHSLVESVIEELEEIRARKRVRASSKMGFMSSKDLVEDKLEKQMLQKGLLLEFRKDSERVLLAVAQKPDGKKNWMVSDQQNGVTSSIKPQQITYIIPGVENFDHAEISNFIQKAHDHLDPTLLEYAWMELLEKNKSVTPEELAEIIFGSMDPLESYCGHLLLSRDEIYFTTVESKGSHSVYEPRPTVQVEELLCRKQAKEAAEKELQEFVQTLMSAKAMPSHSKPPKGSWMVEENTRQRIKSLEAYAIDACKTDDQKKMAGVILKAMGLPKMSSSALNLLIDIGYFPVHVNLDLLKFNIRTEYSDEIMSAEESLLSGSPDLDMMVRKDFTHLKVYAIDVDEADELDDALSATRLPDGRIKVWIHVADPTSLVQPRSIIDREAMRRGTSVFLPTATFPMFPEKLAMKGMSLKQGKLCNAVTVSVTLHPDGSIAEYTIDNSIIRPTYMLTYESASELLRLNLEEEAELRILSEAAALRLQWRRQQGAIDTVTIEARVKVANPDDPEPSINLYVENQADPAMRLVSEMMILCGEVIATFGSSNNIPLPYRGQPQSNIDSSAFAHLPEGPVRSYAYVKIMRAAEMDFRSPIRHGILGIPGYVQFTSPIRRYMDLLAHYQVKAFLKGDAPPFSAGQLEGLASLINMHVRVAKRLYNSSLRYWLLEFLRRQPKEKKFRALILRFIKDRMAALLLMEVGIQASVWVSMGIQIGDEIEVKVDEAHPRDDVLSLKEVI, encoded by the exons ATGGCGATGGCAATGAGAGCGGCAAACAGCTATTCTATCTTTATATCTGCTAATTCCTCTCTCTCTGCATTTCGATGTAGTTTATCTTATATTCGGCCTTCGCATGTGAGCAGAACCCAGAAATTAGGGCTTCAAACAATGCGGTCGAATAAGCTCATAGTTCGTGgcaacactctacgttgttccGTTCATAGCCTCGTCGAAAGCGTCATTGAAGAGCTCGAAGAGATACGCGCAAGGAAGCGAGTTCGTGCCAGCAGCAA AATGGGATTTATGAGCAGCAAGGATCTTGTTGAAGATAAACTTGAGAAGCAGATGCTGCAGAAAGGGCTGCTGCTGGAATTCCGGAAAGATTCTGAAAGGGTATTGCTGGCAGTTGCTCAGAAaccggatggaaagaagaactGGATGGTGTCTGATCAG CAGAATGGCGTCACATCCTCCATTAAGCCCCAACAAATTACATATATTATTCCGGgtgttgaaaattttgatcaCGCAGAGATTTCAAATTTTATTCAGAAGGCTCATGATCATTTG GACCCAACATTACTTGAATATGCTTGGATGGAGCTTCTGGAAAAGAACAAGTCAGTGACACCAGAAGAGCTTGCTGAG ATTATATTTGGTAGCATGGATCCGTTGGAAAGTTACTGTGGCCATTTGTTGCTATCAAGAGATGAAATTTATTTCACTACAGTGGAGTCTAAAGGTTCCCATTCTGTTTATGAGCCACGTCCAACTGTTCAG GTAGAAGAACTACTGTGTCGGAAGCAAGCAAAGGAGGCAGCAGAAAAGGAGCTCCAGGAGTTTGTACAGACATTGATGTCTGCTAAGGCAATGCCTTCACATTCTAAACCTCCCAAGGGGTCATGGATGGTGGAAGAGAATACCCGTCAAAGGATTAAATCTCTTGAGGCTTATGCTATTGATGCTTGCAAAACAGATGACCAGAAGAAAATGGCTGGAGTG ATACTTAAGGCGATGGGACTGCCGAAGATGTCATCTTCTGCTTTAAATCTCCTCATTGATATTGGGTATTTCCCTGTACATGTCAACCTTGATCTTCTGAAATTCAACATCCGTACTGAATATTCAGATGAGATTATGTCAGCCGAGGAAAGCCTTTTATCAGGGTCACCTGATCTGGACATG ATGGTACGGAAAGATTTTACACACTTGAAGGTCTATGCTATTGATGTTGATGAAGCTGATGAG CTTGATGATGCCCTAAGTGCAACAAGGCTTCCAGATGGCCGGATCAAAGTTTGGATACACGTTGCTGATCCAACTAGCTTGGTTCAACCCAGGAGCATAATTGACAG AGAGGCAATGAGAAGAGGCACGTCTGTTTTCTTGCCAACTGCCACTTTCCCTATGTTCCCGGAGAAACTTGCAATGAAGGGAATGAGCTTAAAACAGGGAAAACTTTGCAATGCTGTCACAGTATCTGTTACACTGCATCCTGATGGCAG CATTGCAGAATACACGATAGATAACTCAATCATCAGACCAACTTATATGTTGACATATGAGAGTGCGTCTGAGTTGCTTCGCTTGAACCTGGAAGAGGAGGCTGAACTGAGAATTCTATCCGAAGCTGCTGCCCTCAGGTTACAATGGCGACGGCAACag GGTGCAATTGACACAGTCACAATAGAAGCACGTGTCAAGGTCGCCAATCCAGATGATCCAGAGCCATCCATCAATCTCTATGTTGAAAATCAAGCAGATCCTGCTATGCGACTTGTCTCAGAGATGATGATACTTTGTGGAGAAGTTATAGCCACCTTTGGTTCTTCCAACAACATACCTTTACCTTACAGGGGCCAGCCTCAGTCGAACATTGATTCATCTGCATTTGCTCATCTCCCAGAAGGACCTGTTAGAAGCTATGCGTATGTAAAAATTATGCGTGCAGCAGAAATGGATTTCAGGAGTCCTATACGCCATGGTATCTTGGGGATTCCTGGATATGTGCAGTTTACATCTCCAATCCGCAGATACATGGATCTTCTTGCTCACTATCAG GTGAAAGCCTTTCTTAAAGGAGATGCTCCTCCTTTTTCAGCTGGTCAGTTGGAAGGGTTGGCATCACTGATAAACATGCATGTTAGAGTGGCGAAGAGACTCTACAACAGCAGCCTTCGGTATTGGTTATTAGAGTTCCTGAGAAGGCAACCCAAAGAAAAGAAGTTCCGTGCCTTGATCCTTAGATTTATCAAAGATCGAATGGCAGCCTTACTGTTGATGGAG GTTGGAATCCAAGCTTCTGTTTGGGTATCCATGGGTATACAGATTGGAGATGAAATAGAAGTTAAGGTGGATGAAGCTCATCCACGTGATGATGTTCTGTCACTGAAGGAAGTTATTTGA
- the LOC122056993 gene encoding RHOMBOID-like protein 1, with protein sequence MMRRDPPSDIERRDPPPSDMERKGSGNLRRRDNVIHPVEAETSASSFHWRREFLPFGEWFPWLIPTFLLVNVTLFLISMYINNCPKNSVSCVARFLGRFSFQPFKENPLLGPSAVTLEKMGALEVSKVVHKHQAWRLFTCIWLHAGVFHVLANMLSLLFIGIRLEQEFGFVRIGLLYVISGFGGSLSSALFIQSNISVGASGALFGLLGGMLSELITNWTIYENKVVALLTLLFIIVVNLAVGILPHVDNFAHLGGFASGFLLGFVFLIRPQFAWVSQRSSAPNHTTSSMKPKHMLYQHILLVLALILLIVGFAVGSVMLFRGVNGNDHCSWCHYLSCVPTSSWSCKSDAMYCLSSQNANQLNLTCQGSGRTKSYPLSNVSDSQIKALCAQLCS encoded by the exons ATGATGAGGAGGGATCCTCCCTCGGATATTGAAAGGAGGGATCCTCCTCCCTCGGACATGGAAAGAAAGGGTTCCGGTAATCTGAGGCGACGCGATAATGTGATTCATCCGGTGGAGGCAGAGACGTCGGCATCGTCTTTCCATTGGCGAAGGGAATTTCTACCTTTTGGGGAATGGTTTCCATGGTTGATACCTACATTTCTTCTCGTGAATGTTACTCTGTTTTTAATCAGTATGTACATTAATAATTGCCCGAAGAACTCGGTTTCTTGTGTGGCCCGGTTTCTTGGGCGCTTCTCCTTTCAACCATTCAAGGAGAATCCTCTTCTGGGACCTTCCGCAGTCAC GCTAGAGAAGATGGGAGCTCTAGAAGTGAGTAAGGTGGTCCATAAACACCAGGCATGGCGCCTTTTTACTTGCATTTGGTTGCATGCTGGGGTTTTCCACGTGCTTGCCAACATGTTAAGTCTTCTGTTTATTGGAATTCGACTAGAGCAAGAATTTGGGTTCG TGCGAATAGGTTTGCTATATGTAATCTCTGGATTTGGTGGGAGTTTGTCGTCAGCTCTGTTTATCCAATCAAATATTTCTGTTGGTGCTTCTGGTGCACTTTTTGGTTTACTTGGAGGCATGCTTTCTGAACTCATCACAAATTGGACAATATATGAAAATAAG GTCGTCGCCTTGTTGACCCTCCTCTTCATTATTGTAGTCAATTTAGCAGTGGGAATTCTCCCACATGTGGACAACTTCGCACACCTTGGAGGATTTGCTTCAGGTTTTCTCCTTGGGTTTGTGTTTCTCATTCGCCCACAGTTTGCATGGGTTAGCCAAAGAAGTAGTGCTCCGAATCATACCACATCTTCAATGAAACCTAAACACATGTTATATCAGCATATACTATTGGTTCTTGCTTTGATCCTTCTAATTGTTGG GTTTGCAGTTGGTTCAGTTATGCTCTTCCGAGGGGTCAATGGAAATGACCACTGTTCCTGGTGCCATTATTTGAGCTGCGTTCCTACTTCGTCGTGGAGCTGCAAGTCAGATGCCATGTATTGTTTG TCTAGTCAAAACGCAAACCAGCTGAACTTAACATGCCAAGGCAGCGGGAGGACCAAGAGTTACCCATTATCTAATGTATCAGATTCCCAGATCAAGGCGCTATGTGCTCAGCTCTGTAGTTGA